One region of Zingiber officinale cultivar Zhangliang chromosome 7B, Zo_v1.1, whole genome shotgun sequence genomic DNA includes:
- the LOC122004564 gene encoding uncharacterized protein LOC122004564: MGGSWINELPNVLWALRTTSKEGTGLTPFHLVYGGKAVVPVEVGLESDRVQHYDEGNAERRLLELDLMDEARAKAAVRLMAYRQWMQQTYNRRVILRSFQVGDLAWKKVRPVGDVTKHKAPWARPFKVMEKLRSDAYYLEDETGRRLEQPWSANHLQPYRAG; encoded by the coding sequence atgggaggcagCTGGATTAATGAGCTCCCGAACGTGTTGTGGGCCCTCCGCACGACATCGAAGGAGGGGACCGGTCTGACCCCATTCCACCTAGTGTATGGTGGTAAAGCGGTCGTCCCCGTCGAAGTCGGATTAGAGTCCGATCGGGTGCAGCATTATGATGAAggtaacgccgagcggaggctttTGGAGCTAGACTTGATGGATGAAGCGCGTGCCAAAGCGGCTGTTCGACTGATGGCGTATCGACAGTGGATGCAGCAAACCTACAACCGGAGGGTGAtcctgaggtccttccaggtcggcgacctcgcTTGGAAGAAAGTCAGGCCAGTCGGGGATGTCACCAAGCACAAAGCCCCATGGGCAAGGCCTTTCAAGGTCatggaaaagctccgctcggacgcttattaTCTAGAGGACGAGACGGGAAGGCGGCTCGAAcaaccatggagcgcaaaccatctccaaccctatcGGGCCGGATGA